The DNA region CCGGCACGGCGTGACGAATGCCGGCTTCCCGCCGAGCTACGTCCGGGAACTGACGCGCTGGGCCGAGCAGGAGGGCGGCGCGCCGACCCTCGACCTGCTCTCCTTCGGCGGCGAGGCGATGCCGCGCGACGAGCTCGCGCGCGTCAACCGCGCCCTCGGGCCGCGCCGCCTCATCAACGGCTACGGGCCGACCGAGACCGTGGTGACGCCGCTCGTCTGGAAGGTCCCCGCCGGCACGACCTGCGACACGCCCTACGCGCCGATCGGCAGCCCGGTGGGCGACCGGACCGCCTGGGTCCTCGACGACGCGCTGCACCCGGTGCCGGTGGGGGTGGTGGGCGAGCTCTACATCGGCGGCACCGGCCTCGCCCGCGGCTATCTCGGACGCCCCGGCCTGACCGCCGAGCGCTTCGTGCCCGACCCGTTCGGCAGGCCCGGCGCGCGCCTCTACCGCACCGGAGACCGCGCCGCACGCCGCCCCGACGGCGCCCTCGACTACCGCGGACGCGCCGACGAGCAGGTCAAGATCCGCGGCCAGCGCGTCGAGCCCGGCGAGGTCGCCGCCGCCCTGCGCGCGCAACCCGGCATCGCCCAGGCCGCCGTCGTCGCCCGCCGCAGACCCGACGGCCCCGCGCGGCTCGTGGCCTACGCGGTGCCGGCGCCGGGCGCGCGCCCGGACCCGCCGGAGCTGCGCCGCGCCCTGGCCCGCGACCTGCCCGAGGCCCTGGTGCCGGCCGCGATCGTCCTGCTCGACGCCCTGCCGCTCTCGACGAGCGGCAAGCTCGACGCCCGCGCCCTGCCCGAGCCCGACGCGGACGCGCCCGCCCCGGACGCCGACCCGCCGCGCACGGCGACCGAGCGGCGCCTCGCCGATCTCTGGGCCGCGGTGCTCGGCCTGCCCGGCCCCGACGCCATCGCCCGGTCCGACACCTTCTTCGAGCGCGGCGGCGATTCCATCCTCGCCCTCCAGCTCGTCACGCGCGCCCGTCAGGCCGGCCTGACGCTCACCCCCCGCGACGTGTTCACCCACCAGAGCCTCGCCGCCCTCGCCGCGCACGCCGAGCGCCAGGGCGCGAGCCCCGCGCTCCCCGCGCGCGAGGCGGCGACCGATCCGGGCCTCGAGGCCGGCCCGGTGCCGCTGACCCCAATTCAGAGCTGGTTCCTGGCTACGCCGATGCCGCGGCGCGCGCACTGGAACATGGCCGTGCTGCTCGTCCCGCGGGCGCGCCTCGCGGCGGACCGCGTCGCGGAGGCGCTCGCCGCGCTGTCCGCCGCGCATCCCGCCCTGCGGCTGCGCTTCGCGCGGGCGGCCGACGGCGGCTGGCGGCAGACCTGCACCGCCGCCGACGCAGGCGCGATCGACGGGTCGCTGTGGCGCCGCGAGGCCCGGGACGCGGCCGCCCTGTCGGCGCTGGCCGAGGCCGCGCAGACGAGCCTCGACCTCACCCGCGGGCCGGTCCTGCGCGCCGTCCTGGTCGATCCGGCCCCGGACGGCGGGCAGCGCCTCCTCCTCGTCGCCCACCACTTGGTGGTCGACGCCGTCTCCTGGCGGATCCTGGTGGCGGATCTCGCCCTGGCCGTCGCGGGACGGCCGCTGCCCGCGCCCGCGACCTCCTTCCCCGTCTGGGCCCGGCACCTCGACGCCCTGGCCCGGGATCCGGCCGGGGCCGACCGCCGCCGCGCCTGGGCCGAGGCCTGGGCGGCGCGGCTCGCGCCGTCCGCGTGCGGCCTCGAACCCGCCCGGCCCGACGCCCCCAACGTCGAATCCGCCCAGACCGAGATCGCCGACAGCCTCGACGCCGACGCCACCGACGCCTTCCTGCGCCGGGCCGGCCGGCCCTACCGCACGCGCCCCGACGAACTCCTGCTCGCGGCGCTCGCGGTGGCGGTGTCGCGCCGCTGCGGCGGCCGAGCCGTGCGCGTCGTGCTCGAGGGCCACGGTCGCGATGCCGACGCCCTGGCGGACAGCTTGGCGGACGCGGCCGGCGAGGCGGCCCGCCACGACCTGAGCCGGACGGTGGGCTGGTTCACCACGCTGGTGCCGCTGCGGCTCGACCCCCTCGGCGGCGAACCGGACCTGCCGCCGGACGAAGCCGCCCGCGGTGCTGCCCTCGGCGCTGCCCTCTGCCGCGTCAAGGAAGCCCGCCGCACCCTGCCCCAGCCCGACCTCAGCCACGACCTCCTGCGCCACTGCGCCGAGCCCGATCTGCGCCACCGCCTCGCCGCGACACCCGAGCCCGGCATCCTCCTCAACTACCTCGGCCAGATCGACGCCGACCGCGCCGACCCCGACGCGCCCTTCGCCCTCGCCTCCGAGAGCGCGGGTCCCATGCGCGCCCCCCACAGCCCCGCGGGCGCCGAGCTCACCCTCACCGCCCTCGTGCGCGCCGGCCGCCTCCACCTCGCCTGGCGCTTCAGCCCGGACCGGCACGACGCCGCCGCCATCGCCGCCATCGCCCGCGACACCCGGCACACCCTCGAGGCCCTCGTCGCCCACTGCGCCGATCCGCGAACCCCGCGCCGGCCCACCCCCGCCGACCTGCCCCTCGCCCGCCTCGATCAGGCCGGCCTCGACGCCCTCCTCGCCAACCACGCCCTGGCTCCCGACAGCCTCGCCGACCTCTACCCGCTCACCCCCCTGCAGGAGGGCCTGCTCTTCCACGCCCGCCTCGCCCCGGAGGACGTCGCATACCGCAACCAGGTCCGCCTCGACCTCGAACCCCTCGACCCCGACCGCTTCGCCCGCGCCGTCCGCGCCACCCTCGAGCGCCACGACGTCCTGCGCACCGCCATCCTCGCCCCCGCCGACGGCCCGCCCCTCCAGGCCGTCCTCACCGCCGTGCCCGAACCCCTCACCCGCCTCGACTGGACCAGGGAGCCGTCGAGCGAGGACGCGCCGGACGAGGACGCGCTAGACGAGGACACCCTGGACGCCCGCCTCGCCGACCGCCTCGCCGTCCTGGCCGCGGCGGAGCGCGCCCGGCCGTTCGACCTCGCTCGCGCCCCGCTCCTGCGCCTCGTCCTGGTCCGCACCGGACCCGCCCGCCACCACCTCGTGCTCACCGTCCACCACCTGATCCTCGACGGCTGGAGCACCGCACGCCTCGTCGCCGAGGTGCTCGCCCGCTACCGCGGAGAGGAGCCCGAGCCGGTCACGGGACGCTTCGCCCACTACCTCGCCTGGCTCGCCCGCCAGCCCCGCGCCGCCGCCGAGCGCTTCTGGCAGGACGCCCTCGCCGGCCTCGACGCCCCCACCCGCCTCGCCGACACCTTCGAGGCGCCCGGCACGCCCGATCCGGCGCGCGCGGTTCAGCGGCGCCCGGGCGAGCAGCCGCCCGGCCACGGCGAGGTCCGGCACCGGGTGCCGCCGGCCGCCGCCGGGCGGCTGCTCGCCCAGGCGCGGGCCGCGCACCTCACCCTCAACACCTGCGTCCAGGCCGCCTGGGCGCAGCTCGTGGCCGCCCGCACCGGGCAGGCGCGGGTCGCCTTCGGCACGACCGTGGCCGGGCGCCCGGCCGACCTGCCCGGGGCCGAGACCGTGCTCGGGCTGTTCATCAACACCCTGCCGGTGATCGTGGACCTCGACCCGGCCCGGCCACTCGGCGCGTGGCTGGCGCAGGTGCAGGCGGTCAACCTCGGCCTGCGCGAGCACGGCCACCTGCCGCTGGCCGCCGTGCAGCGCCTGGCCGGCCCCGCGGGCGCGGGCACAGGTACGGGCGGCCTGTTCGACAGCCTCGTGGTGTTCGAGAACTACCCCGTCGACGCCGCCCTCGCCGCCGCCCGCCACGGCCGGGACGGGGACGAGGACGGAAACGGCCACGGCGACGGGGACGCCCCGCACCGCCTGCGCCTCGGGCCGGCCGTCGTCGCCGAGACCACGCACTACCCCGTCACCCTCGTCGTCCAACCGAGAGTCACCCCCGACGGGACGCAGCTGGCCCTGCGCCTGAGCTACGCCGCCGACCGCCTGGGACAAGCCGACGCCGAGGCGCTGCTCGCCGCCTTCGCGGCTCACCTCACCGCCCTGGCCGAGGCCGACCCGGCCACGCCGCTCGGGGCACTGCCGCCGCCGATCCCCGACAGCGACCGCGCGGTCATCCGGTCCGCGAACGCGACCGCG from Methylobacterium sp. NMS14P includes:
- a CDS encoding non-ribosomal peptide synthetase — protein: MTDTGPSRDDQLRALAARFSALPDGKRRKFLQELAARGLDADRLPILPAEGGDAGPLSDAQRRFWLLWQLDPESPAYHIVGALRLTGPLDPEALDRAFAGAVARHAGLRARFPLRDGEPVQQVDPAGTFAMVRHDLTGCDAAEARARRAAIEAAVERAPFDLARGPLLRAALVREAPDRHVVFLTLHHIVGDAVSMDLLIDAVAAGYGSDAPESAAPAITYADYAVWQARMLDAGAQAASLGFWTDLLGTEHPVLALPADRPRPDVPSFTGETLTFPLPPATAAGVRALARRGGATVFHVLAAGFAILLQRLGGERAVRLGVPVANRTRPETAGVIGSFANTLVLPFAFDPLDSFAACVEATRALLVEAQAHQSVPFERLVSALSPDRHPGRNPLFQAIVQHLQERPLATIRLGDLSVERVPRATGSAHVDLGLTTLEDAQGGFTAHLTYARDLFDAATVARWRDHFLTLLGSLVAAPGAPIHAAPLLAPDEIARLNPPSAPSDDDGLPVHVTIAGLARADPERTAVIFADRATSRGALDAEANRLAHRLAEAGIGPDTVAAVMLPRSPGLLAAYLGVLKAGGAYLPLGLDLPDARIAAMVADSGARVLVTDRAHAGRGPAAVPRILVDADAPDAGAGTPPPVALHPDNLAYLIYTSGSTGKPKAVAVAHGPLAMHVRATAPLYEMDADSREFHFITFNFDGGHERWLTALACGASLVLRDDALWSPAEVFAAFRRHGVTNAGFPPSYVRELTRWAEQEGGAPTLDLLSFGGEAMPRDELARVNRALGPRRLINGYGPTETVVTPLVWKVPAGTTCDTPYAPIGSPVGDRTAWVLDDALHPVPVGVVGELYIGGTGLARGYLGRPGLTAERFVPDPFGRPGARLYRTGDRAARRPDGALDYRGRADEQVKIRGQRVEPGEVAAALRAQPGIAQAAVVARRRPDGPARLVAYAVPAPGARPDPPELRRALARDLPEALVPAAIVLLDALPLSTSGKLDARALPEPDADAPAPDADPPRTATERRLADLWAAVLGLPGPDAIARSDTFFERGGDSILALQLVTRARQAGLTLTPRDVFTHQSLAALAAHAERQGASPALPAREAATDPGLEAGPVPLTPIQSWFLATPMPRRAHWNMAVLLVPRARLAADRVAEALAALSAAHPALRLRFARAADGGWRQTCTAADAGAIDGSLWRREARDAAALSALAEAAQTSLDLTRGPVLRAVLVDPAPDGGQRLLLVAHHLVVDAVSWRILVADLALAVAGRPLPAPATSFPVWARHLDALARDPAGADRRRAWAEAWAARLAPSACGLEPARPDAPNVESAQTEIADSLDADATDAFLRRAGRPYRTRPDELLLAALAVAVSRRCGGRAVRVVLEGHGRDADALADSLADAAGEAARHDLSRTVGWFTTLVPLRLDPLGGEPDLPPDEAARGAALGAALCRVKEARRTLPQPDLSHDLLRHCAEPDLRHRLAATPEPGILLNYLGQIDADRADPDAPFALASESAGPMRAPHSPAGAELTLTALVRAGRLHLAWRFSPDRHDAAAIAAIARDTRHTLEALVAHCADPRTPRRPTPADLPLARLDQAGLDALLANHALAPDSLADLYPLTPLQEGLLFHARLAPEDVAYRNQVRLDLEPLDPDRFARAVRATLERHDVLRTAILAPADGPPLQAVLTAVPEPLTRLDWTREPSSEDAPDEDALDEDTLDARLADRLAVLAAAERARPFDLARAPLLRLVLVRTGPARHHLVLTVHHLILDGWSTARLVAEVLARYRGEEPEPVTGRFAHYLAWLARQPRAAAERFWQDALAGLDAPTRLADTFEAPGTPDPARAVQRRPGEQPPGHGEVRHRVPPAAAGRLLAQARAAHLTLNTCVQAAWAQLVAARTGQARVAFGTTVAGRPADLPGAETVLGLFINTLPVIVDLDPARPLGAWLAQVQAVNLGLREHGHLPLAAVQRLAGPAGAGTGTGGLFDSLVVFENYPVDAALAAARHGRDGDEDGNGHGDGDAPHRLRLGPAVVAETTHYPVTLVVQPRVTPDGTQLALRLSYAADRLGQADAEALLAAFAAHLTALAEADPATPLGALPPPIPDSDRAVIRSANATAPAYPTGAGDVLAAFADHLARDPDAVAVTDAQGALTRRGLDTAASALARRLARAGAGPDTLVGVGLERSRALLVAWLAVLKTGAAILPLNPELPRPRLVATAREAALRLLVTESGLGGRMPGPAELPDLQILTPDLAEPAAGDPALPAAAPHPDALAYLIYTSGSTGTPKGCANTRGAIANRLAWMRAHFAVGPADVILHKTPVSFDVAVWEILLPLVSGARLVMAPPRAHRDPDALAALIRRDAVTIVHFVPALLEAFLASGRLAACPSLTRIVCSGEALAPDLAAAVRAQSRADLANLYGPTEAAVDVSAWTCGPEPDAPRVPIGYPIANTQLHVLDDALHPVPVGVVGELYIGGTGLARGYLGRPGLTAERFVPDPFGRPGARLYRTGDRAARRPDGALDYRGRADAQVKIRGQRVEPGEVAAALRAQPGIAQAAVVARRGPDGAARLVAYAVPAPGARPDPQELRRALARDLPEALVPAAIVLLDALPLSTSGKLDARALPEPDADAPAPDADPPRTATERRLADLWAAVLGLPGPDAVARSDTFFERGGDSILVMKLVAAVQESLGPRLPLRAVFDHPTLADLAARIDADGSTGRSGAADLTDMESWLDALESAAGATRT